Below is a genomic region from Chryseobacterium scophthalmum.
TTTTTAAGTGGTGGATTAGATTCCGGAACTTTGGTTGCATTGTCATCCAAATATAATTCAAAACTTACAACATTAGGATTTGGTTACGAAGGTGAATGGAATGAAATGCCTGAAGCAAGAAGTATTTCTCAAAAATACAATACCAATCACAAAGAAGTTTCCCTTAAAGATGAAGAAATTCCCAAGTTATTGGTAGAAGTTTTAAAAAAATTAGATGAACCACTTGCAGATACCGCAATTCTAGCAACGTATACCATTTGTGAAGAAGCAGCAAAAAATATGACGGTTGTAATTACTGGAAATGCAGGTGATGAGCTTTTTGGCGGATACAAATGGTACCAGAAAGAAAAAGAAATTCTCGACAAAGGAAATGCGAATCCAAGTTTGTTGAATTTTTATAAAATAGGATCTACTGTTAGCAAAAAAATAGGTTTTAGAAAAGGACAGGATTATTTTCTGGATAAAGTTTTCAGGGCAAAATTTCCGGATATTGTGGCTTATCAAAAAGAAAAAGTACATAGTAATTTTACAAAAAAAGAAACTGCTTTACTTTTAAAATCAAATACGGAATATGAACATTTATATGATTTTCCGTTAGATAAAACCAATCTGAATACTCCCATGAAAATGGATCTCACCAATATTATTCCGGGAGATTATATGGTAAAAGATGACCGAATTGCGATGATGCACTCGATCGAGTTAAGAACTCCTTTTTTAGATAAAGATTTGGTCGAATTCTGTTCTGCTCTTCCTGCAAGATATAAAGTAAATACTGACCAGACCAAAATTATTCTAAGGAAAGCTTTTGGTGAATTACTGACAGATAATATTCTAAATAAACGAAAACAAGGATTCGGTGCACCTGTAGAAAAATGGCTAAAAATTCCGGCTATGGAAGAGCTTTCATCAAAAATTTTAAAAAATCCGGCATCAAAAATTTTTAATAAGCTCGATTTTCAGCAGGTCCAGAAAAATTTACATTATAATTATAAACATTGGTCTCTTTTGGTATTGGGAATTTGGATGGAGGAACATTGATCAAATTATAGATTAAATTTAGTAGGAAGATTTTGTATTTATTATTTGAACTGATTTCTGATTTTGATTAAAATTGCTTTAAAGATTATATCAAATTTTGAAATATTTAAAAAAGAAAATTTAGTAATTTCAAAAAAGGAGGGTAAAAAGGATTCTTTCAATGAATGATAACGAATCCACTCGCTTATTAAGCTTTCACATATTTCATTTTTTTGATCAGTACTATAATTAAGATTTTCAATAAAATAATGATTTATCTTAATTTTTTCTAATATTCTTCTTTCTCTTTTCTCTAAAGTATTATAATTTCTGGTAGACTGTAAAGAGTGTCTGAAATAATTTTGTTTATCAGCATGAAAGTATACATCTCCTTCAGATAATAAAATATGAGAATAAAAAAACCAATCTCCAGATGTTTTAAGATTATTAATAGAATTTACAGCTTCATAACCAAGTTCTTTTTTAAAAATAACCGAACTTGCATTGAGTATAAAATTCTTTTTTGAAAGATATTTTTTTACATATATTTTCCCATCTATTTTGTGATCTTTATTCCACAATGTACTATGAAGCTCTTGCGTATATTTTTGAACATTGTTATGAAAAGGCTCTTCATTTTCACCAATTAAATTTGAATCGCAATAGTAAAGTGAAATTTCAGGATTTTTTGAAAGAA
It encodes:
- the asnB gene encoding asparagine synthase (glutamine-hydrolyzing) — its product is MCGIAGIVKKNILNDDFYKRSLKNMTDSIIHRGPDDEGHEYFQNCFLGFRRLAIVDLSKDGHQPMYSNTKNECIVFNGEIYGYRDLKKDLSEYSFKSNTDTEVILSLYQKYGSELPKHLNGMFSVAIWDEEKQQLFCVRDRFGEKPFYYATGKNGEFIFASEIKAILATDLADKELNDEAVSHFLRHSYINSHQSIYKNIKVLPPASQLVYKNGEVKISQYWNLPEEELNISEEDAVQKFKNLVQKSVKKQLIADVKVGAFLSGGLDSGTLVALSSKYNSKLTTLGFGYEGEWNEMPEARSISQKYNTNHKEVSLKDEEIPKLLVEVLKKLDEPLADTAILATYTICEEAAKNMTVVITGNAGDELFGGYKWYQKEKEILDKGNANPSLLNFYKIGSTVSKKIGFRKGQDYFLDKVFRAKFPDIVAYQKEKVHSNFTKKETALLLKSNTEYEHLYDFPLDKTNLNTPMKMDLTNIIPGDYMVKDDRIAMMHSIELRTPFLDKDLVEFCSALPARYKVNTDQTKIILRKAFGELLTDNILNKRKQGFGAPVEKWLKIPAMEELSSKILKNPASKIFNKLDFQQVQKNLHYNYKHWSLLVLGIWMEEH
- a CDS encoding glycosyltransferase family A protein, which encodes MGFSIILPNYNHGKYLKKRIESILKQTFEDFEVIILDDYSTDDSIQILESYKDSRISHKIYNKKNTGNTFEQWKKGIQLAKYDYIWIAESDDFCTFDFLDTAHKILSKNPEISLYYCDSNLIGENEEPFHNNVQKYTQELHSTLWNKDHKIDGKIYVKKYLSKKNFILNASSVIFKKELGYEAVNSINNLKTSGDWFFYSHILLSEGDVYFHADKQNYFRHSLQSTRNYNTLEKRERRILEKIKINHYFIENLNYSTDQKNEICESLISEWIRYHSLKESFLPSFFEITKFSFLNISKFDIIFKAILIKIRNQFK